A region of Ferviditalea candida DNA encodes the following proteins:
- a CDS encoding IclR family transcriptional regulator produces the protein MEKAKKGATIQSLQIGFSIVDLVAGQGRPLKFNDIYELTGITKSNLYKYINTLTQQGILYRDRETGAYTLGSKLVEYGMAAVNRENVSERILPFMQEINRTCKSTVLLISWTHDGPIVVRMINNNQGLNIGAQIGTYLPLLSASGKIFAAFLEESLVRDWKLRELGKLKEERRKALERELDVIRDKQISFADEPLVPTISSVSIPIFNFGKQLLGAVTVVGFSETVPQTEQDELSRYLLQMQREISRVFGYRNQTAE, from the coding sequence ATGGAAAAGGCAAAAAAAGGAGCAACCATTCAATCACTGCAGATCGGTTTTTCCATCGTGGACCTGGTCGCCGGCCAAGGCAGGCCGCTGAAGTTTAATGACATCTACGAGCTCACGGGAATCACCAAGAGTAATCTCTACAAATATATAAATACTTTGACACAGCAGGGTATCTTATACCGGGATCGAGAGACCGGGGCCTATACGCTCGGAAGCAAGCTGGTCGAATACGGCATGGCCGCGGTGAACAGAGAGAACGTCAGTGAACGGATATTGCCGTTCATGCAGGAGATTAACAGAACCTGTAAAAGCACGGTTCTGTTAATCTCCTGGACGCACGACGGTCCGATCGTCGTCAGAATGATCAACAATAATCAAGGTTTGAACATCGGGGCGCAGATCGGAACGTATTTGCCTCTTCTTTCCGCGAGCGGGAAAATCTTTGCGGCCTTCCTCGAGGAATCGCTGGTTCGTGATTGGAAGCTGCGGGAGCTCGGGAAATTGAAGGAAGAGCGGCGAAAGGCGCTTGAACGCGAATTGGACGTCATCCGCGACAAACAAATCAGCTTCGCAGATGAGCCGCTGGTGCCGACCATTTCCTCCGTATCGATTCCGATTTTCAATTTCGGCAAACAGCTGCTTGGAGCCGTAACGGTGGTCGGCTTTTCCGAGACCGTCCCGCAAACGGAGCAGGACGAATTGAGCCGATACCTGCTGCAGATGCAGCGTGAAATTTCACGGGTATTCGGATATCGCAATCAGACTGCCGAGTAA